The following proteins come from a genomic window of Nitrospirota bacterium:
- a CDS encoding response regulator: MDAKYCLCCNEMVPYNYIERYERKELTCVYCGFTLDVQKLWETPKINKGYALIAEDSKYVKDIIISVLKSKKISKEIMSFVNGFELVTAYSKLLSDKALIDIVIIDLNMPIMDGITAARTIRAIETQHGVTATPIVFFSAAKADDSLKAQIELLSPASYMNKGSDPHPDRLAERVEQLVGYLIEMYAKNSPDIF, from the coding sequence ATGGATGCCAAGTATTGTCTATGCTGCAATGAAATGGTGCCTTACAACTACATAGAAAGGTACGAGAGAAAAGAACTGACCTGTGTATACTGCGGATTCACTCTGGACGTGCAGAAACTTTGGGAGACCCCCAAAATAAATAAAGGGTATGCGCTTATTGCAGAGGACTCAAAGTATGTGAAGGATATAATCATCTCTGTACTCAAATCAAAAAAAATTTCAAAAGAAATAATGTCTTTTGTCAATGGCTTTGAACTCGTAACTGCATACTCAAAACTGCTCTCTGATAAGGCATTAATAGATATAGTAATAATCGACCTCAATATGCCAATCATGGACGGCATTACAGCAGCGAGAACAATCCGTGCAATTGAAACCCAGCATGGAGTGACGGCCACCCCTATAGTGTTCTTTTCTGCTGCGAAAGCAGACGATTCGCTCAAGGCTCAGATAGAGTTGCTGTCTCCTGCAAGTTATATGAATAAAGGTTCTGACCCTCATCCTGACAGGCTCGCTGAAAGGGTGGAACAGCTTGTAGGATATCTTATAGAGATGTATGCAAAAAATAGCCCCGATATTTTCTGA
- a CDS encoding phosphoribosylglycinamide formyltransferase: MLKIGVLASGRGSNFQAIIDAIENKNLKASIEILITDNPSAFAIERAKRHNIKYIFINPKEFATKDDFFKKIADELKTCGVDLVILAGFMKIVRKPLIDAFPNRIMNIHPALLPAFPGLHGQKQALDYGVKISGCTVHFVDGGMDTGPVIIQAAVPVMPDDTEDTLSERILSLEHRIYPEAVRLFSEGRLEIKGRKVAIKDHPVISSNIVNPPNRSE, translated from the coding sequence ATGCTGAAAATAGGTGTTCTTGCATCGGGCCGCGGCTCTAATTTTCAGGCAATAATAGATGCGATAGAAAATAAAAATCTCAAAGCCTCAATAGAGATATTGATAACAGATAATCCATCCGCCTTTGCAATAGAACGGGCTAAGAGACATAACATAAAATATATCTTTATAAACCCGAAAGAGTTTGCAACAAAGGACGACTTTTTCAAAAAGATTGCGGACGAACTCAAGACATGCGGCGTTGACCTCGTTATACTCGCAGGATTTATGAAGATTGTAAGAAAACCTCTGATAGACGCATTTCCCAACAGGATAATGAATATCCATCCTGCACTGCTTCCTGCGTTTCCCGGACTTCACGGCCAGAAACAGGCTCTTGACTACGGCGTAAAGATTTCAGGATGCACAGTTCATTTTGTTGATGGGGGCATGGATACAGGGCCGGTAATTATCCAGGCAGCGGTCCCTGTAATGCCTGATGACACGGAAGATACTCTTTCCGAACGCATACTGAGCCTTGAGCACAGGATATATCCCGAAGCAGTACGGCTCTTTTCCGAGGGAAGGCTCGAGATTAAGGGCAGAAAGGTTGCGATAAAAGACCATCCTGTGATCTCATCAAATATCGTTAACCCTCCAAACAGGTCAGAATAG
- a CDS encoding peptidylprolyl isomerase, which produces MIRLKAFICVLIIVASCGVSSAAILLDKVIAVVNQEVITWSDLYKAMEFEASDKIKDIKEEEKRKIFKENEGPFLEVLIDMKLQIQAAKQRGIDAAAEEIAEAITDIKKKYSMDEQTLTASLKKEGFTLDEYKKKLSEQIILSRVVSQEVRNKIVVSDAEIAKYIEKSKDTLITDDAYRIRQIFFRKPKSPGDSDRKTMEEKAGTVYQQIKAGEDFASLAMKYSEDPSGKAGGDLGFIKKGRMAKEFTDVLSRMKTGDISQPFWTDMGLHIIKLEEKIEKQSAAAIKESAKNKLIEQRFSEKYKYWLRELRETAYIEIRL; this is translated from the coding sequence ATGATACGGCTTAAGGCATTCATTTGCGTATTAATAATTGTAGCGTCATGCGGTGTTTCAAGCGCAGCTATACTTCTCGACAAGGTGATTGCAGTCGTGAATCAGGAAGTCATCACATGGAGTGATTTATATAAGGCAATGGAATTTGAAGCAAGCGATAAAATTAAAGACATAAAAGAAGAGGAAAAGAGAAAGATATTCAAGGAAAATGAGGGGCCCTTCCTTGAAGTCCTTATAGACATGAAATTGCAGATTCAGGCTGCAAAGCAGCGCGGGATAGATGCAGCGGCAGAGGAGATAGCCGAGGCTATAACCGACATAAAGAAAAAATATTCCATGGACGAGCAAACATTGACAGCTTCGCTGAAAAAAGAAGGATTCACCTTAGATGAATACAAGAAAAAACTCTCAGAGCAGATTATATTGAGCAGGGTCGTTTCGCAGGAGGTAAGAAATAAAATAGTAGTTTCTGATGCTGAGATAGCGAAATATATAGAAAAGAGCAAGGATACCCTGATAACTGATGACGCTTACAGGATACGGCAGATCTTTTTCAGGAAGCCCAAAAGCCCCGGTGATAGTGACAGGAAAACAATGGAAGAAAAGGCAGGAACTGTCTATCAGCAGATAAAAGCCGGAGAAGATTTCGCTTCACTTGCCATGAAATATTCCGAAGACCCGTCAGGCAAGGCCGGAGGAGACCTCGGATTTATTAAAAAGGGCCGGATGGCGAAAGAATTCACAGATGTTTTATCCCGGATGAAAACAGGCGATATCAGTCAGCCATTCTGGACTGACATGGGATTGCATATCATTAAGCTCGAAGAAAAGATAGAAAAACAGAGTGCAGCCGCAATAAAAGAATCCGCCAAAAATAAGCTGATTGAACAGCGTTTTTCAGAAAAATACAAATACTGGCTCAGAGAACTAAGAGAAACCGCCTATATTGAAATAAGACTTTAG
- a CDS encoding type II toxin-antitoxin system mRNA interferase toxin, RelE/StbE family, with the protein MKRRLEYSPTYLKKAKKIAKKNPQLKGPYTELLNKLADNPLDPALHTHALTGELKGKYACSLTYELRVVFKLYDDIVHLLDIGSHDEVY; encoded by the coding sequence ATGAAACGAAGGCTTGAGTATTCGCCAACATATCTAAAAAAGGCCAAAAAGATTGCAAAGAAGAATCCGCAGCTCAAAGGGCCATATACAGAACTACTTAATAAACTCGCCGACAATCCCCTTGACCCTGCACTGCATACGCATGCTCTTACAGGAGAACTCAAGGGCAAATATGCGTGTTCATTAACATATGAATTAAGGGTTGTATTTAAGCTATATGATGACATTGTTCATCTCCTCGATATCGGCTCTCATGATGAAGTTTATTAA
- the coaD gene encoding pantetheine-phosphate adenylyltransferase: MKRTAIYPGTFDPITNGHIDLVKRGMRIFDEVIIAIATAQKKQPLFTISERLRLIKDAVRGLKNVKVEAFSGLLVEYVESKKGIAVIRGLRAVSDFEYELQMALMNRRLAVGIETVFMMPSEEYSFLTSTIVKEVASFGGSVKGLVPEAVENALRRKFKR, from the coding sequence ATGAAACGAACAGCGATTTATCCGGGAACCTTTGACCCTATAACAAACGGCCACATAGACCTCGTAAAAAGAGGGATGAGGATATTTGATGAGGTCATCATCGCCATTGCAACAGCACAGAAAAAACAGCCCCTATTTACTATCAGCGAACGGTTGAGACTGATAAAGGATGCTGTCAGGGGCTTAAAAAATGTTAAAGTTGAGGCATTCAGCGGCTTGCTGGTTGAGTATGTAGAATCAAAAAAAGGCATTGCGGTCATAAGAGGACTGCGGGCTGTGTCTGATTTTGAATATGAACTTCAGATGGCGCTTATGAACAGGAGGCTGGCAGTTGGAATAGAAACTGTTTTTATGATGCCTTCAGAAGAATACTCGTTCCTGACATCCACAATTGTAAAAGAAGTCGCATCATTCGGCGGCTCGGTAAAAGGGCTTGTCCCTGAAGCAGTGGAAAATGCATTAAGGAGAAAATTCAAAAGATGA
- the metG gene encoding methionine--tRNA ligase subunit beta, with the protein MITIEDFAKVELKTGKVLEAQRVEKSNKLIVMKVDTGEERQIVAGIGKAYTPEELIGKSIVVVTNMQPAKLMGVESHGMLLAASDDEGNLSVITPEKEIKAGARVK; encoded by the coding sequence ATGATAACGATTGAGGATTTTGCAAAAGTTGAACTGAAGACTGGAAAAGTGCTTGAGGCGCAAAGGGTAGAGAAATCAAACAAGCTGATTGTTATGAAGGTTGACACTGGAGAAGAAAGGCAGATAGTAGCAGGCATAGGCAAGGCATACACGCCTGAAGAACTCATAGGCAAAAGCATTGTGGTAGTTACAAACATGCAGCCTGCAAAGCTCATGGGAGTAGAGTCTCATGGAATGCTCCTTGCGGCATCTGATGACGAGGGGAACCTCTCTGTAATTACTCCGGAGAAAGAGATAAAAGCAGGAGCAAGGGTAAAGTAA
- the rsmD gene encoding 16S rRNA (guanine(966)-N(2))-methyltransferase RsmD: MRISAGHLKGKKINFKKAQKTAAKQDTLRPTSSKVRESVFNIIGSLIVDSKFIDLYAGTGAVGTEALSRGASAVFFIEADRKRAEQIENTLKDCGYSSKADIIRGEASAFIAKAVKEGLKFDIVFLDPPYHSGELEHILPMLSNGEMLNEEGIIIAEHTSKKKLPDEIGRLAKKKDYKYGDTMLTLFRKVR, translated from the coding sequence ATGAGAATCTCCGCAGGTCATTTAAAAGGAAAAAAAATAAACTTCAAAAAAGCGCAGAAAACTGCTGCAAAACAGGATACATTAAGACCAACGTCATCCAAGGTAAGAGAGTCTGTTTTCAATATCATAGGCAGCTTAATCGTGGATTCTAAATTCATTGACCTCTACGCAGGCACAGGAGCGGTAGGGACAGAAGCTCTCAGCAGAGGCGCAAGCGCTGTTTTCTTTATAGAGGCTGACAGGAAAAGAGCAGAACAGATAGAGAATACGCTGAAAGACTGCGGATACTCCTCAAAGGCTGATATCATAAGAGGAGAGGCATCCGCCTTCATAGCCAAGGCAGTGAAAGAAGGCTTAAAATTCGACATCGTATTCCTTGACCCTCCTTATCATTCAGGAGAGCTTGAACACATACTTCCAATGCTGTCCAACGGGGAGATGCTTAATGAAGAGGGCATTATTATTGCGGAACACACGTCAAAAAAAAAGCTTCCTGATGAGATAGGAAGGCTTGCTAAAAAGAAAGATTACAAATACGGCGACACTATGCTAACATTGTTCAGAAAGGTTCGGTAA